A window of the Halolamina sp. CBA1230 genome harbors these coding sequences:
- a CDS encoding acyltransferase → MTDAETDADAEVHPGATLGSAAGGPTIGADPTIRSHSVIYGDVTIGDRFTTGHGAVVREGSVLGDDVLVGTHAVVDGDCTVGDDASLQTGVYLPRNTTLGDRVFLGPHAVLTNDPYPLREEADLEGPTIEDDVSIGANATVLPGVTVGEGAFVAANAVVTEDVPPETLAVGAPAEYEPLPDRLEGGNDA, encoded by the coding sequence ATGACCGACGCCGAGACCGACGCCGACGCGGAGGTCCACCCCGGGGCGACGCTGGGCAGCGCCGCCGGCGGCCCGACGATCGGCGCCGACCCGACGATCCGGAGCCACAGCGTGATCTACGGCGACGTGACGATCGGCGACCGGTTCACCACCGGCCACGGCGCGGTCGTGCGCGAGGGGTCGGTGCTCGGCGACGACGTGCTCGTCGGCACCCACGCCGTCGTCGACGGCGACTGCACCGTCGGCGACGACGCCTCGCTCCAGACCGGCGTCTACCTGCCGCGGAACACCACGCTCGGCGACCGCGTGTTCCTCGGCCCGCACGCCGTGTTGACCAACGACCCCTACCCGCTGCGCGAGGAGGCCGACTTGGAGGGGCCGACGATCGAGGACGACGTCTCGATCGGCGCGAACGCGACCGTCCTCCCCGGCGTCACCGTCGGCGAGGGGGCGTTCGTCGCCGCCAACGCGGTCGTCACCGAGGACGTCCCCCCGGAGACGCTCGCTGTCGGCGCGCCCGCCGAGTACGAACCGCTGCCCGACCGACTCGAGGGAGGGAACGACGCATGA
- a CDS encoding class I SAM-dependent methyltransferase, translated as MPNEQTAAYYDRPDVVETWYEARERGLREAERRAIEAYFDPDGRVLDIGCGAGRTSTVLAAAGFDIVGLDISRPMLRLAAEEDPAVTYVAGDAAALPFPGESFGNVLFSHCGLDELKPESARGEALREAFRVVEPGGRFAFSSHNLLRRLLPLPPTRNWLGKMAAFWRRNYREGRIGSAYLSITEDAPLHMTDPLSLVRSVRAAGFDVLDIVGSGTPGSTLFGTSTFVVGEKPMLPR; from the coding sequence ATGCCCAACGAGCAGACTGCGGCGTACTACGATCGGCCGGACGTCGTCGAGACGTGGTACGAGGCCCGCGAGCGTGGGCTCCGCGAAGCGGAACGTCGCGCCATCGAGGCGTACTTCGACCCGGACGGGCGCGTGCTCGATATCGGTTGCGGCGCAGGCCGAACGTCGACGGTGCTGGCGGCGGCCGGGTTCGACATCGTCGGGCTCGACATCAGCCGGCCGATGCTGAGGCTGGCGGCCGAGGAGGACCCCGCCGTGACGTACGTCGCGGGCGACGCCGCCGCGCTCCCGTTCCCGGGGGAGAGTTTCGGGAACGTGCTGTTCTCTCACTGCGGGCTGGACGAACTCAAACCCGAGTCCGCCCGCGGCGAGGCGCTTCGCGAGGCGTTCCGCGTCGTCGAACCGGGCGGTCGGTTCGCGTTCAGCAGCCACAACCTCCTCAGGCGCCTGCTCCCGCTCCCGCCCACCCGGAACTGGCTCGGGAAGATGGCGGCGTTCTGGCGGCGGAACTACCGGGAGGGACGGATCGGCTCGGCCTACCTCTCGATCACGGAGGACGCGCCGCTACATATGACCGACCCGCTCTCGCTGGTCCGCTCGGTGCGGGCCGCCGGGTTCGACGTGCTCGACATCGTTGGCTCGGGCACCCCCGGCTCGACGCTGTTCGGGACCAGCACGTTCGTCGTTGGCGAGAAACCAATGCTGCCGCGATAG
- a CDS encoding MBL fold metallo-hydrolase yields the protein MKVTYLSSAAILVEADDAKLLCDPWLVDGAFYGSWCHYPPLEADPEEFDDVDGIYISHIHPDHFDPATLRRMDSDIPVYIHDYRWDYLRKEIEALGFDVTELDHDARTPVAGDLHVNILAADACDPEICGNYFGCSWVEENPELGSTQVDSLGVIDDGEHTVVNLNDCPYPMVETSMRQVKQRYGDIDLLCHQYSAAQFYPQCMLDYSHEEKLQARDEVIQEKHELATEFVDLLEPEYYLPFAGEYVLAGGLADLNEYTANPPRIEAYEWFERNVPDDHQCVFLNSGEHLDLAEGRVSQPYEPIDQAAKQQYIDEVLSERVLDYEDAPMPDAEELYDRLPAAYEKFEENRQSVGFETDTTVLVSLLGDEYVELTFDGTGYERVRSPDLGSYDGYVKVEVDPRLLNWLLQGTEHAHWSDAKIGSHLGIAKQPDIYERQLYNCLGSFHA from the coding sequence ATGAAGGTCACCTACCTCAGTTCGGCGGCGATCCTGGTCGAGGCCGACGACGCGAAACTGCTCTGTGACCCCTGGCTGGTCGACGGGGCGTTCTACGGCTCGTGGTGTCACTACCCGCCACTTGAGGCCGACCCGGAGGAGTTCGACGACGTCGACGGGATCTACATCTCCCACATCCACCCCGACCACTTCGATCCGGCGACGCTCCGGCGGATGGACTCCGACATCCCGGTGTACATCCACGACTACCGGTGGGACTACCTCCGGAAAGAGATCGAGGCGCTCGGCTTCGACGTGACCGAACTCGACCACGACGCCCGCACCCCCGTCGCCGGCGACCTGCACGTCAACATCCTCGCGGCCGACGCCTGCGACCCGGAGATCTGTGGCAACTACTTCGGCTGCTCGTGGGTCGAGGAGAACCCGGAACTCGGCTCGACGCAGGTCGATTCGCTGGGCGTCATCGACGACGGCGAGCACACGGTCGTGAACCTGAACGACTGCCCGTACCCGATGGTCGAGACGAGCATGCGCCAGGTGAAGCAGCGCTACGGCGACATCGACCTGCTCTGTCACCAGTACAGCGCCGCGCAGTTCTACCCGCAGTGCATGCTCGACTACAGCCACGAGGAGAAGCTCCAGGCCCGCGACGAGGTGATCCAGGAGAAACACGAGCTCGCGACGGAGTTCGTCGACCTGCTGGAGCCGGAGTACTACCTACCGTTCGCGGGCGAGTACGTGCTCGCTGGCGGGCTCGCGGACCTGAACGAGTACACCGCGAACCCGCCCCGCATCGAGGCCTACGAGTGGTTCGAGCGGAACGTCCCCGACGACCACCAGTGTGTGTTCCTCAACTCGGGCGAGCATCTCGACCTGGCCGAGGGTCGCGTCTCACAGCCGTACGAACCGATCGACCAGGCGGCGAAACAGCAGTACATCGACGAGGTACTTTCGGAGCGAGTGCTCGACTACGAGGACGCGCCGATGCCCGACGCCGAAGAGCTGTACGACCGCCTCCCCGCCGCCTACGAGAAGTTCGAGGAGAACCGCCAGTCCGTGGGGTTCGAGACGGACACGACCGTGCTCGTCAGCCTGCTCGGCGACGAGTACGTCGAACTCACCTTCGACGGCACAGGGTACGAGCGAGTGCGCTCGCCGGATCTCGGGAGCTACGACGGCTACGTCAAGGTCGAAGTCGACCCGCGGCTGCTGAACTGGCTCCTCCAGGGGACCGAACACGCCCACTGGAGCGACGCCAAGATCGGCTCCCACCTCGGCATCGCCAAGCAGCCCGACATCTACGAGCGGCAGCTGTACAACTGTCTGGGCTCGTTCCACGCGTGA
- a CDS encoding RNA-guided endonuclease TnpB family protein: MEVRRTAPVKLIVPEDRRDDLHESAQQFLHCANRASEFCWSDTSHTECVTTNTTARDALYDELRDETDLTANLVQEAIRRAVQAVKACVERWKDGKRVSQPEFTSWSMLYDKRSATFYRNKVSLSTVSGRVECDFELPSDSPTPYERYVLSEEFEFRASTLQYDAVDDEFYFHITTRKSDSEGDSNDAEVSADTEHPDQTVLGIDLGVNSLAVSSTGTFWQGDDYDHWCREFEKRRGEMQQRGTQAAHNALLRLGKREEAWRKQYIHTVANELVTEAVEHDCNVIVFEELTDIRERLPHAKWHHVWAFRRLYEYVSYKAPEQGISVEQVEPNHTSQRCSRTDCGFTHEDNRHGEHFECQKCGYEVNADYNGAKNIGLRYARKRTHRLRSSPKSGGGDAEVDLRVNGGTVNGKSHQPIAGD; this comes from the coding sequence ATGGAGGTCCGACGTACTGCTCCCGTCAAACTCATTGTTCCCGAGGATCGTCGTGACGACCTCCACGAATCCGCCCAGCAATTCCTTCACTGTGCCAACCGTGCCTCCGAGTTCTGTTGGTCCGATACTTCTCACACAGAGTGCGTTACGACCAACACGACCGCACGAGACGCTCTCTACGACGAACTCCGCGACGAAACCGACCTCACCGCCAACCTCGTTCAAGAAGCCATTCGACGTGCCGTCCAAGCCGTCAAAGCATGCGTCGAACGGTGGAAGGACGGCAAGCGGGTGAGTCAACCGGAGTTCACGTCGTGGAGTATGCTCTACGACAAACGGAGCGCCACGTTCTACCGGAACAAAGTCTCGCTCTCAACAGTCTCCGGACGTGTCGAGTGCGACTTTGAACTCCCCTCGGATAGCCCAACACCGTACGAACGGTACGTGCTGTCCGAGGAGTTCGAGTTCCGAGCGAGTACGCTCCAGTACGACGCAGTGGATGACGAGTTCTACTTCCATATCACTACTCGGAAATCCGACTCCGAAGGAGACAGTAACGACGCAGAGGTTTCGGCAGATACTGAGCACCCCGACCAAACGGTCCTCGGTATCGACCTCGGCGTTAACTCACTCGCCGTCTCCTCGACGGGCACGTTCTGGCAAGGCGACGACTACGACCACTGGTGCCGCGAGTTCGAAAAGCGACGTGGAGAGATGCAACAGCGCGGTACGCAAGCCGCGCATAACGCCCTGCTTCGACTCGGCAAACGTGAAGAAGCATGGCGGAAACAGTACATCCACACCGTCGCCAACGAACTTGTCACCGAAGCCGTTGAACACGACTGTAACGTAATCGTGTTCGAGGAGTTGACCGATATACGCGAGCGGCTTCCACACGCGAAGTGGCACCACGTCTGGGCGTTCCGACGCCTCTACGAGTACGTTTCCTACAAGGCCCCCGAACAGGGTATCTCCGTGGAGCAAGTTGAGCCGAACCACACGAGCCAACGCTGTTCGCGGACGGACTGTGGGTTCACGCACGAGGACAACCGCCACGGAGAACACTTCGAGTGCCAGAAATGCGGGTACGAGGTGAACGCGGATTACAACGGCGCGAAGAACATCGGGCTACGGTACGCCCGAAAGCGAACACACAGACTCCGTTCCTCGCCCAAGTCGGGGGGCGGAGACGCAGAAGTAGACCTGCGTGTGAATGGTGGGACGGTGAACGGCAAGAGTCACCAGCCTATTGCTGGCGACTGA
- a CDS encoding HalOD1 output domain-containing protein codes for MSKDSEEPSPDSSPSVRDRRTVEYEWSGETTPSIAVVEAVAAATGRDPREMPPIQGAVDTDALDALLTAGKDGSLRVSFEYLDATVTVHPDGTIDVTV; via the coding sequence ATGAGTAAAGATAGCGAGGAACCCTCCCCGGACTCGTCCCCGTCGGTTCGCGACCGGCGGACGGTCGAATACGAGTGGTCGGGCGAAACCACACCGAGCATCGCCGTCGTCGAAGCCGTCGCCGCCGCCACCGGCCGGGACCCGCGGGAGATGCCCCCCATTCAGGGTGCCGTCGATACGGACGCGCTCGACGCCCTGCTCACGGCGGGGAAGGACGGCTCCCTCCGAGTCAGTTTCGAGTACCTCGACGCAACGGTGACGGTCCATCCGGACGGCACGATCGACGTGACGGTCTGA
- a CDS encoding DegT/DnrJ/EryC1/StrS aminotransferase family protein, giving the protein MIPIAAPDVGEAEREAVEAVLSSGQLADGPAVREFESAFAALCDVEHAVATTNGTTALHATFEALGVGEGDAVITTPFSFVASANAIRLAGAEPVFADIDPETLTLDPTAVAEVLAERDDVVAMLPVHLYGMPAEMDRLRALADAHDVALVEDAAQAHGARYEGEAVGSIGDAGCFSFYPTKNATSAEGGIVTTDDPELAERLRRFIDHGRVSGYEHAEVGHNFRMTSVCAAIGRVQLDRLPSFNIARRGNAAYLTDRLQDTAVETPPERSGARSAHHQYTIRTDERDALADHLEERGVASAVYYPTPIHEQPAYADYDADLPVAERAADRVLSLPVHPGLDVDDLRQIARAVETFDAGVETATPEAEVMDS; this is encoded by the coding sequence ATGATCCCGATCGCCGCCCCCGACGTCGGCGAGGCCGAACGCGAGGCCGTCGAAGCCGTGCTTTCGAGCGGCCAGCTCGCCGACGGCCCCGCAGTCAGGGAGTTCGAGTCGGCGTTCGCGGCGCTGTGTGACGTCGAGCACGCCGTCGCCACGACGAACGGGACGACCGCGCTGCACGCGACGTTCGAGGCGCTGGGCGTCGGCGAGGGCGACGCCGTGATCACGACGCCGTTTTCCTTCGTCGCGAGCGCGAACGCGATCCGACTGGCCGGCGCCGAGCCGGTGTTCGCGGATATCGACCCCGAGACGCTGACGCTCGACCCCACCGCAGTCGCGGAGGTGCTGGCCGAACGCGACGACGTGGTCGCGATGTTGCCGGTCCACCTCTACGGGATGCCCGCCGAGATGGACCGACTGCGCGCGCTCGCCGACGCGCACGACGTGGCGCTCGTCGAGGACGCCGCCCAGGCCCACGGCGCGCGCTACGAGGGGGAGGCGGTCGGCTCGATCGGCGACGCCGGCTGTTTCTCCTTCTACCCGACGAAGAACGCCACCAGCGCCGAGGGCGGGATCGTCACCACCGACGACCCCGAACTCGCCGAGCGCCTGCGCCGGTTCATCGACCACGGCCGCGTTTCCGGCTACGAACACGCCGAGGTCGGCCACAACTTCCGGATGACGAGCGTCTGTGCGGCCATCGGTCGCGTCCAGCTCGACCGGCTGCCGTCGTTCAACATCGCCCGGCGGGGGAACGCCGCCTACCTCACCGACCGCCTGCAGGACACCGCGGTCGAGACGCCGCCCGAGCGGTCCGGCGCGCGCTCGGCCCACCACCAGTACACGATCCGCACCGACGAGCGTGACGCCCTCGCCGACCATCTCGAGGAGCGCGGCGTGGCCTCGGCGGTGTACTACCCGACCCCGATCCACGAACAGCCCGCCTACGCCGACTACGACGCCGACCTCCCGGTCGCGGAGCGGGCGGCCGACCGCGTGCTCTCGCTGCCGGTCCACCCCGGACTCGACGTCGACGACCTGCGGCAGATCGCCCGTGCCGTCGAGACGTTCGACGCGGGCGTCGAGACCGCAACGCCGGAGGCGGAGGTGATGGACTCGTGA
- a CDS encoding Gfo/Idh/MocA family protein: MSDPLRTGVIGVGSMGRNHARVYRELAESELVGVEDADVSAAAAAATEFDTSIFEPAELLDAVDAVSVAVPTSAHAPVVRDCIDAGVDVLVEKPFVADPEVGRELAAAAEAAGVTIQVGHVERFNPAVRTLFSAFQNLSVVAVTAERLGPPVERDIEADVAFDLMIHDIDLLCTLLDDEPALVSAAGIDGEYATATWDGDGVVATLTASRLTQERVRRLSVTAEDCRVVVDLLDQTVSVHRRSRPEYVAADGDVRHRIESVVERPFVESGEPLKRELSAFLDAAANETEPLVTAEDGIRAVELAGQVSAMAADRETTEVSL, translated from the coding sequence GTGAGCGACCCGCTGCGGACCGGCGTGATCGGCGTCGGCAGTATGGGCCGCAACCACGCCCGCGTGTACCGCGAACTCGCCGAGAGCGAACTGGTCGGCGTCGAGGACGCGGACGTGAGCGCGGCCGCGGCCGCGGCGACGGAGTTCGACACGTCGATCTTCGAGCCGGCGGAGCTGCTCGACGCCGTCGACGCCGTCTCGGTCGCGGTGCCGACCAGCGCCCACGCGCCGGTCGTCCGGGACTGCATCGACGCCGGCGTCGACGTGCTGGTCGAGAAACCGTTCGTCGCGGACCCCGAGGTCGGCCGCGAACTCGCCGCCGCCGCCGAGGCGGCCGGCGTCACGATCCAGGTCGGCCACGTCGAGCGGTTCAACCCCGCGGTTCGGACGCTGTTCTCGGCGTTCCAGAACCTCTCGGTCGTCGCCGTCACGGCCGAGCGGCTGGGGCCGCCGGTGGAGCGCGACATCGAGGCCGACGTCGCCTTCGACCTGATGATCCACGACATCGACCTGCTCTGTACGCTGCTGGACGACGAGCCGGCGCTCGTCTCGGCGGCCGGCATCGACGGCGAGTACGCGACTGCGACGTGGGACGGCGACGGCGTCGTCGCCACGCTGACCGCCAGCCGGCTCACCCAGGAGCGGGTGCGTCGGCTCTCGGTCACCGCCGAGGACTGCCGGGTCGTCGTCGACCTGCTCGACCAGACCGTCTCGGTCCACCGGCGCTCCCGCCCGGAGTACGTCGCGGCCGACGGCGACGTGCGCCACCGGATCGAGAGCGTCGTCGAGCGGCCGTTCGTCGAGAGCGGCGAGCCGCTGAAGCGGGAGCTGTCGGCGTTCCTCGACGCCGCCGCGAACGAAACCGAGCCCCTCGTCACGGCCGAGGACGGCATCCGCGCGGTCGAACTCGCGGGACAGGTCTCCGCGATGGCTGCCGACCGCGAGACCACGGAGGTGTCGCTGTGA
- a CDS encoding DUF4397 domain-containing protein: protein MGTDTPTAGGTEMESPTETEGTETGTEDGTETATGGAMVRVAHLSPDAPNVDVYVDDEPVLEDVPFGDVSDYLPLAGGTYTVRITPAGDSETSVFEGEVSVEDGQAYTIAAIGEVSEDADQSFEPLILEDDNEPAGGDTARVRAVHASPDAPAVDITAGNGVLFDGVEYGESGYTEVPAGDYTLEIRGDTEGNDGEVVGEFDVTVEGGEVYTAFAAGYLTPDDEPAETAFDLVVVQDTGEMSG from the coding sequence ATGGGGACCGACACGCCGACCGCCGGCGGGACGGAGATGGAGTCGCCGACGGAGACCGAGGGGACCGAAACGGGAACCGAGGATGGGACGGAGACAGCTACGGGCGGCGCCATGGTCCGGGTCGCCCACCTCTCGCCGGACGCGCCGAACGTCGACGTGTACGTCGACGACGAGCCGGTACTGGAGGACGTCCCCTTCGGCGACGTCAGCGACTACCTCCCGCTGGCCGGCGGCACGTACACGGTGCGGATCACGCCGGCGGGCGACTCGGAGACGTCCGTCTTCGAGGGTGAGGTGAGCGTCGAGGACGGACAGGCGTACACCATCGCCGCGATCGGCGAGGTCTCGGAGGACGCCGACCAGTCGTTCGAGCCGCTGATCCTCGAGGACGACAACGAACCGGCGGGCGGCGACACCGCGCGCGTCCGGGCGGTCCACGCCTCGCCCGACGCGCCAGCGGTCGACATCACCGCCGGTAACGGGGTGCTGTTCGACGGCGTCGAGTACGGCGAGTCCGGCTACACCGAGGTGCCGGCAGGCGACTACACGCTGGAGATCCGCGGCGACACCGAGGGGAACGACGGCGAGGTCGTCGGCGAGTTCGACGTGACCGTCGAGGGCGGGGAGGTGTACACCGCCTTCGCCGCGGGCTACCTCACGCCCGACGACGAACCGGCGGAGACCGCGTTCGACCTGGTGGTCGTACAGGACACGGGGGAGATGTCGGGCTAG
- a CDS encoding DUF1328 domain-containing protein produces the protein MVLTTPAPTVLQLFTGEFLQWAVVFLVLALVAWAVGARGIAGLSMTVAKWLVLLFLVLAVISIVL, from the coding sequence ATGGTACTCACGACCCCGGCGCCGACCGTGCTGCAACTGTTCACCGGCGAGTTCCTCCAGTGGGCGGTCGTGTTCCTCGTGCTCGCCCTGGTCGCGTGGGCGGTCGGCGCCCGCGGCATCGCGGGGCTCAGCATGACGGTCGCGAAGTGGCTCGTCCTGCTGTTCCTCGTGCTGGCGGTGATCTCGATCGTTCTCTGA
- a CDS encoding TrmB family transcriptional regulator, producing the protein MNDGTNRQDAIELLQELGLKEYEARSFVALARRENGTAKDISEMSEVPRTRVYDAIRVLESKGLVETQHTSPQVFRAVSIDEAVNTLRTEYADRVSSLRSALRGLEPPDDESEDVTHEVWSLSGEQGITSRTQQLIEGASEEVVLVIGHDDTFTDRLAAALQDAEDRGVTVIVGAASEPLRATIEAALPNVEVFVSGLEWLQQSSLPGDTTEISRLLLVDRQAILVSSFTRNSESGHAHEQAVFGRGFDNGLVAIVRRLMATGLLSEDDPVGQLADRG; encoded by the coding sequence ATGAACGACGGAACGAACCGACAGGATGCGATCGAACTGCTGCAGGAACTGGGGCTCAAGGAGTACGAAGCCAGATCGTTCGTCGCGCTCGCACGCCGGGAGAACGGCACGGCCAAGGACATCAGCGAGATGTCCGAGGTGCCGCGCACGCGGGTGTACGACGCGATCCGGGTGCTGGAGTCGAAGGGGTTAGTCGAGACCCAGCACACCAGCCCGCAGGTGTTCCGGGCGGTCTCGATCGACGAGGCCGTCAACACGCTTCGGACGGAGTACGCCGACCGTGTGTCGTCGCTCCGGAGCGCGCTCAGGGGGCTCGAACCCCCCGACGACGAGAGCGAGGACGTGACCCACGAGGTGTGGTCGCTGAGCGGCGAACAGGGAATCACCAGCCGAACCCAACAGCTGATCGAGGGCGCGTCAGAGGAGGTCGTGCTGGTGATCGGCCACGATGACACCTTCACTGACCGACTCGCGGCGGCGTTGCAGGACGCGGAGGACCGAGGCGTGACGGTGATCGTCGGCGCCGCCTCCGAGCCGCTCCGGGCGACGATCGAGGCGGCGCTCCCGAACGTGGAGGTGTTCGTCTCCGGGCTGGAGTGGCTCCAGCAGTCGTCGCTGCCCGGCGACACCACCGAGATCAGCCGGCTGCTGCTCGTCGACCGGCAGGCGATCCTCGTGAGTTCGTTCACCCGGAACAGCGAGTCGGGCCACGCACACGAACAGGCCGTCTTCGGCCGCGGGTTCGACAACGGGCTGGTCGCCATCGTCCGCCGGCTGATGGCGACCGGCCTGCTCTCGGAGGACGACCCGGTCGGTCAGCTCGCCGACCGGGGTTAG
- a CDS encoding nucleotide sugar dehydrogenase, with protein MTPSLYDSAAPPAEQREQFRAGEFPVAVYGLGKMGLPLAAVYAEHTGAVTGVDIDEAVVEAVNAGESHVQGEPGLDSLVASLADEGALTATTDAASAARDATIHVVVVPTLIDEEKRPDLSAVEAVVREVADGLLPGDLVVFESTLPPRATRDVLHPMLVAESDLAPGTFGVAVCPERTSSGRALADVRGTHPKVVGGADDESGRAAELVYGELVDNEVVQVADATTAEAVKVFEGLYRDVNIALANDLARLTDELDIDVRGAIDAANTQPYCEIHTPGPGVGGHCIPYYPYFVLNWLDGDVPTLSTARGVNDSMPSFVVDRVAEGLAAWPDGATDGRTALADGSEREGDRPADRLTDATVAVLGLTYRAGVREIRASPGIDICEELADRGARVLAADPLVDADGLAATDIDAADLPGHAPDAVVLATAHEAFDAIDWDATPPAVVVDGRDALDLSGSNHRQYTVGRGWR; from the coding sequence GTGACGCCGTCACTGTACGACTCCGCGGCCCCGCCGGCCGAGCAGCGCGAGCAGTTCCGGGCGGGCGAGTTCCCGGTCGCGGTGTACGGCCTCGGGAAGATGGGGCTGCCGCTGGCGGCGGTGTACGCCGAGCACACCGGCGCCGTGACCGGCGTCGACATCGACGAGGCGGTCGTCGAAGCGGTGAACGCCGGCGAGTCGCACGTGCAGGGCGAACCCGGGCTGGACTCGCTGGTCGCGTCGCTCGCCGACGAGGGCGCGCTGACTGCGACCACCGACGCGGCGAGTGCGGCCCGGGATGCGACGATCCACGTCGTCGTCGTCCCCACGCTGATCGACGAGGAGAAGCGACCGGACCTCTCGGCGGTCGAGGCGGTCGTGCGCGAGGTGGCTGACGGGCTGCTCCCGGGCGATCTCGTGGTGTTCGAGTCGACGCTGCCCCCGCGGGCGACGCGGGACGTGCTCCACCCGATGCTGGTCGCCGAGAGCGACCTCGCGCCCGGCACGTTCGGCGTCGCGGTCTGTCCGGAGCGCACCTCCAGCGGGCGCGCGCTGGCGGACGTCCGCGGCACCCACCCCAAAGTCGTCGGCGGCGCCGACGACGAGAGCGGCCGCGCCGCCGAACTGGTGTACGGCGAACTCGTCGACAACGAGGTGGTCCAGGTCGCCGACGCCACGACCGCGGAGGCGGTGAAAGTGTTCGAGGGGCTCTACCGCGACGTCAATATCGCGCTGGCGAACGACCTCGCGCGCCTGACCGACGAGCTCGACATCGACGTGCGGGGGGCGATCGACGCCGCCAACACCCAGCCGTACTGCGAGATCCACACCCCCGGACCCGGCGTCGGCGGCCACTGCATCCCCTACTACCCGTACTTCGTGCTCAACTGGCTCGACGGCGACGTTCCGACGCTCTCGACGGCCCGCGGCGTCAACGACTCGATGCCGTCGTTCGTCGTCGACCGCGTGGCGGAGGGGCTGGCCGCGTGGCCCGACGGCGCGACCGACGGGCGGACCGCGCTCGCGGACGGGTCGGAACGCGAGGGAGACCGTCCGGCAGACCGTCTCACGGACGCGACGGTGGCGGTGCTGGGGCTGACCTACCGCGCCGGCGTCCGGGAGATCCGTGCGAGCCCGGGGATCGACATCTGCGAGGAGCTGGCCGACCGGGGTGCGCGCGTGCTCGCCGCGGACCCGCTCGTCGACGCCGACGGGCTGGCGGCGACGGATATCGACGCCGCCGACCTGCCCGGCCACGCGCCCGACGCGGTCGTGCTCGCGACCGCCCACGAGGCGTTCGACGCGATCGACTGGGACGCGACACCGCCCGCGGTCGTCGTCGACGGCCGGGACGCGCTGGACCTCTCGGGGAGCAACCACCGGCAGTACACCGTGGGGCGCGGATGGCGGTGA